GCCTGTCCCATGTGGCCGGGCGTTTACCCTTGAACTTGAGCGGCGGCGAGAAGCAGCGCGTGTCCCTGGCCCGCGCCCTGGCCTGCAAGCCGGATGTGGTGCTGCTCGACGAGCCGCTTTCATCCCTGGACCCCCAGTTTCGGGGGGATCTGCGCGCGACGCTCAAGGAGCTGCACCGGCATTCGGGGCTGACTTTTCTGATGGTCACCCACGATTTCGTGGACGCCCTGACCCTGGCCGATCGGGCGGCGGTGATCCGTGGAGGCGGGTTGGAACAGGTCGGGGCGGTCAATGACGTGTTTCGCAAACCGGCGACCGCGTTCGTGGCAGGCTTTGTGGGCATGAAAAATATCTTTCCCGTGGAGGGGCGCGAAGAATGCGCCCTGGGCAAAGGAGAGCATTTTGCCGTATCCGGGGCGACCACTTCCGGAAATGTGGCCTTGAGGCCTGAGGATGTGTTTGTTTCCCTGCGGGAAAATCCCTCGTCAGAAAAAATCAGTCTGCCCGGAACGTTGCTGGCTGTGTGGCACGAAGGCTTTTCCTGGTTCGCGGACGTCTCGTGCGGCAACTCCCGCTTCACCGCGGCCCTGGACCGCCAGTTTTTGGCGCAGGGCAGACTTGATCCGGGGCAGCCCGTTTGGCTGGGTTTTGCCCCGCAAAGTCTGCATTTTATGCCGGGATGTTAGCTTCACGCACTTGCACTGCATAAAGAATAGGTCCTATAGGTCCCATGAGACCTATAGGACCTATTCTTTTTCAAGGAGGATTTCATGACCAATACACCCGTCCAGCACCGCTACGCCGAGGATTTGAGCTACTGCTACGGTTGTGGCAAAAACAACGCCCAGGGCCTGCATATCCAGACATACTGGGATGGAGAGCAGGGCGTGGGGCGCTTTACGCCCCGGCCGGAGCATATCGCACTGCCCGGATTTGTTTACGGCGGGATGCTCGCCTCTCTGGTGGACTGTCACGGGGTGGCCACGGCCGCGGCGGCCGCTTGCGCGGACGACGGGCAGCTTTCGCGCTATGTGACCGCTTCCCTGCACGTGGATTTTCTACGGCCCACGCCCCTGGGGCCGGAACTTGAGCTTGTGGCCCGGGTTACGGAGAGGCGGGGCCGGAAG
This DNA window, taken from Desulfomicrobium sp. ZS1, encodes the following:
- a CDS encoding PaaI family thioesterase, producing the protein MTNTPVQHRYAEDLSYCYGCGKNNAQGLHIQTYWDGEQGVGRFTPRPEHIALPGFVYGGMLASLVDCHGVATAAAAACADDGQLSRYVTASLHVDFLRPTPLGPELELVARVTERRGRKIVVEVEISALGEVRVRGQVVAAPMPQTMGRE
- a CDS encoding ABC transporter ATP-binding protein; the protein is MIRVNSLGLCFGGFCLRDVSFDVAPGEFFALMGPTGSGKTLILESIAGLVDQARGSIHIAGQRVDSLPPEKRNVSLVYQDNALFPHLSVLDNVTYGQRYHGIAEDQGRRMALELLERLGLSHVAGRLPLNLSGGEKQRVSLARALACKPDVVLLDEPLSSLDPQFRGDLRATLKELHRHSGLTFLMVTHDFVDALTLADRAAVIRGGGLEQVGAVNDVFRKPATAFVAGFVGMKNIFPVEGREECALGKGEHFAVSGATTSGNVALRPEDVFVSLRENPSSEKISLPGTLLAVWHEGFSWFADVSCGNSRFTAALDRQFLAQGRLDPGQPVWLGFAPQSLHFMPGC